GCGGTTGCAGGGAATGCCAAAGTCGGCAACCGCATCAACCTGATGACGCGCTGGCAGGCGCTTGAATATGTGACCAGTCAAAACCTCGACCGTCGCGCTTTCAATGTCTTGAACTGCATTACTGTGGTTCCGGGCGCGGTCGGCGCGTGGCGGCGCGAACTGGTATTGCAGGCTGGAGGCTTTAACGATTTAACCCTTGCCGAAGATGCAGACCTGACGATGGCGATTCGCAAACTCGGTTATCGAGTCGCCTACGAAGACGAAGCCATCGCGCTCACGGAAGCGCCCGACACGGTGCGCGGATTTATCAAACAACGATTCCGCTGGATGTACGGCACGTTGCAAGCTGCCTGGCGACATAAAAACGCCCTTTTGAATCCGCGTTATGGCAGTTTAGGATTTATCGCGTTGCCGAATGTTTTGATTTTTCAAGTGCTGTTTCCTTTGATTTCACCGGTGATGGATTTGCTGATGGTGATTTCGTTGGCAAGCACCATCTGGTATCGCATTCAACACCCTGCGGACACCCCGAATGACACGGTGATGCGCGTGGCGTTTTTCTATGCGCTGTTTCTGGCAATCGATTTCCTGGCGGCGGCGCTGGCGTTTTTACTTGAAGCGAAAGAGAACAAGCGATTACTCGTGTGGCTATTCTTACAACGGTTTTTCTATCGCCAGTTGATGTATTACGTCGCCATCAAAGCGACCCTCGCATCCTTGAAAGGGATTGCCGTCGGCTGGAATAAACTGGAACGCAAAGCGACAGTGAAAGTTTGAAAATTTAAGTTCCGTTTAGAGGCAGTCTTTGATTGCCTCTTGCGCGTGAAAGACCAATTTTAACCAGAGGTCTAGTGATGAAAAAAAATGTTCTTGTCGGTTTGATTACCCTAACGGTTTTTCTTTTAACCACACACCCAACCATCTTCGCCCAAAACGGCGCAAACAAAAAATTAGAAAATGCGATTGCCGCCTTGAGAAATATTGATCAAGGCAAACTGAGCGAAGCACAAAAAGAAAAAAAGTCTCAAGAGATAGATAATGCCTGGCAGGTAATCAAAGCATCAGGGAAAGCAGGATTGACAAGGCTTAAACGCGAACTTCAACTAATTAAAAGCAACAACCGAAAAGATGATTTTTTTAAGCTCAACGCTGCGGCGCTTCTCTGGCAAATCGGCAAGTTTGACGAAGTTTCAACCATTCTCGATATTTGGAAAACCACACCGTTGAAGACCCAATATACTTATGTCTTTCTTACTGCCTTTGATGCGGCATTGACGCAAGACGAAAGAGCCTTGCCTCTGCTTGAAATCTGTTTAAGTGATAAAGATGGTGAACTCACAATCGCCTTGCATTCTTTGACTCTCCGCTCACCTTTAACGCATCAATTTTTATGGGAGACTTTTGGCGCGAAAGGGCTTCTGGCTTTGAACCGGATTTTGGAAACTTCCGATGATACGGTTAAGTTGCAAGCAGCGATTTATCTACTTGAACGGGCGCGTTATGAGAAATCGCTGCCGCGAATAAGAGAACTGGCGAAGAGCGATGACCCAAGGGTTCGTGGCACAGCCATAAAAGCATTAGGTGTATTCGGTCACCCGCAGGATTACAATTTTCTAATATCGGGATTGGATTCAGAACATCCGATGGATCAATACTCATTTGTTTATGCGCTCTACGAATATGAAGATTTACAAGCTGCGTCTTCACTGTATAAACTTCTGAGCGAAGAAACAAATGAGTTCCCAAAACGGGAAGCGGTTATTGCTTTACTGCATCTTCCATCGGTGCAATCACTCGATGTTCTACAAAAATATTGCGCTTCGGTAAAAACTCCGCACGAAGCGCAAATTTGTGGTTCCACGCTTGGATTCTATCTTGAACGCCAGGGCATGAAATGGCGTGGCTGGGATGCCTATGCAAAGATGACGGGAAAAGAGAAAGAGGCGTTGGTTGAAGAGCTTCGCAGCCGCTCCGATTATAACGATGAATCTATAAAAGCAATTGCAAAACCATCTCACGATGCATTCGTCAAAGCCGCCAATGAATGGAAAAAGAACCACCGCTTGGAATGTAAAAATGAGGATTGCGACATTGAAACTCTGCTTTCCGCTGCAACACCCGATGATATGGACTTGCTATTAGAGGTGCGGGCATCTTTGTATGCCCGGCTTTCTGATGAGTGCCTCTACGAAGTTGAAACCGTAGACAGAACGTTACGCAGGCTGGGCAGAAGCCGCTACCGTAAAATAGCCGGATTGACCGATAAAGTTGAAGCCAGAGAATAGGCTCGCTCTGGCTATTGCTTGGCTTTTATTTTCTCCAAAACCTCGGCGACTTTTTGCCGATGTTCTTCGGATTTTAAACAACGGGCAATGCTGGCGTTGATTCGCTTTTGCGCGGTCTTCATATCCAGGTCAATCAGTTCGCGGGTCAGGCGTTTGGTCTCAAATAACGCGGCGCGCGGTTTGGCTGCGAGAATTTCTGCCAACTTCATCGCTTCGTTCATCAAGGCTTCGCGTTCGCAGAGATGATTGACCAAGCCGATGCGATAGGCTTCGGCAGCGGTGATGTTCTGCCCGGTCATCGCCAATTCTTTAGCATTCGCCAAGCCAATGGTTTTATAAAGCGGGTGGATGATTTGTGTCAGTCCGATGTTGATTTCCGCCTGTCCGAATATCGCTTCGTGCGCGGCTAATCGAATATCGCAAAACGCCGCGAGATCAAAGCCTCCGGCAATCGCTGCGCCGTTGACGGCGGCAATCACCGGTTGCGGCAACCGCCAAATCCTGCGAAAAATTTTGGTCACGGTTTGTAAATATTTATTGGTCTCTTTTTTCGTCCAATCAACCAGCATATTCAAATCCAGTCCGGCGCAAAAATGTTTGCCCGCGCCGGTGATAATCACCACATTAATCGCCTCATCGTTTTTAATCGCTTTTAATTTCGCTACCAGTTCATCAACCAGTTCCGGGTGCAAGGAATTGCTTTTTTGCGGATTGTTTAAAGTGAGGGTTAAAATTGCCCCACGAGGTTCAGCGAGTATAAATTGATGTTCCATTTTGGTCTCCTTGGTTTTCAGTTTGAACCGCAGGGAAGTTGAAGCCGTATCATAAAACAGCAAACGGAGGGCGTAAATGTTTTGTCCGCGATGCAGCACCGAAAATCTCAATGAACCGAAATATTGCCGCAAATGCGGATTGCATTTGACCAGCGTCCATATGTCTCTGGACGGGCGACTGGATGAGGTCATCGAACAAGTCCGCAAAGGCGAAGGCATTTTAGGCGGCGGCGCGGTGACACTCATCATCTGTGTGGTCGCTGCGCTCCTCATTACACTTTTTGAGTCAGGGATAAATATTGGCGTCCTCTTTTATTTAGTCATTGGGCTGTTAGTTGCCGTACCCATGCTTTACGTAGGGATGAAACGCATTACCGGAGCGAAAAAATTAATTGAAGGCAAAGCCAGAGAATTGGAGAGTAATAAAAATATTCAATTGACCACTGCACCTACGACTGACCCTGTGCTTGCCCTACCTGCCGAAAGCCCGTCCGTCACCGAACACACGACTTATGATTTGCCGCCGGTTGAAACCGTCTCAACCAGACAAATGCAAAGTGAATAAATGAATTCTTATTGCCAACGTTGACAGCCAATCTATGCGAGAATAGCATTCTCATTCAATTGATCTTGTAATCATTGATAATTCATTCTACCAGGGAGAAATCAGATGGCTACCATTCATGCCTTTCGCGCTCAACGTCCCTTGCCAGCCAAAGCCGCAGCAGTTTCCGCAGTCCCTTATGACGTCGTCAACACTCAGGAAGCGCGCGCGCTTGCCGAAGGCAATCCGCTCAGTTTTTTAAGAGTCTCGCGACCTGAACTCGAACTTGCGGACGACACCAATCCTTACGCAGATGAAGTGTACGCGCGCGCCGCCGCCAATTTCGAGAAATTGAAACTTGCTGCGCCGCTCGTCGTTGAAGAGACCCCAAGCCTTTACGTTTACACTTTGCAGATGGGCAAACAGATTCAAACCGGCATCGCCGCCTGCGCTTCAGTTGATGAATACGACACCGACATCGTTCGTAAACACGAACGCACCCGCAAAGACAAAGAAGATGACCGCACGCGCCACATCGTCACCTTGCGCGCGCAAACCGGGCCCGTGTTTATGACCTATCGCGGGCGCGATGAAATCAATCAACTCGTCAATGACACCAAAGCGGGCGAGCCGCTTTATGATTTCACCGCCGCAGATGGCATCAAACACACCATTTGGCGCATGAGCGATGAAGCAACCGCGAAAACCAGCGAAGCCTTTAAAGCGGTGCCGCTTTTTTACATCGCTGATGGACACCATCGCGCCGCCAGCGCCAGTCGCGCACGCGCCGCGCTTAAAGCCGAAAACCTCAATCACACGGGCGACGAAGAGTACAACTTTTTTCTCACCGTGCTTTTCCCCTCAGACCAACTGCACATCATGCCTTATAACCGTCTGGTGAAAGATTTGAACGGAATGAGCGAAGGCGATTTTCTTGATGCGCTGTTAAAAGAGTTTGTGCAGGTCGAAGTCGGTTCCCCCACCCCCCCGCACAAAGGCGAAATTTCGATGTACATTGGCGGGCGCTGGATAACTTTAAAAGCGCAACACGTTGATGCCACCGACCCGATTCGCTCACTCGATGTGAGTGTCTTGCAGGAAAAAATTCTTGACCCGTTGCTTGGTATCAAAGACATTCGCACAGACAAACGCATTGATTTCGTCGGCGGCATTCGCGGCACTCAAGCTTTGGAACAAGCGGTTAATAGCGGACAGGCGGCAGTGGCATTTTCAATGTATCCGGTATCGCTCGATGAACTGATTGCGGTATCGGACGCCAATCAAATCATGCCGCCAAAATCGACCTGGTTTGAACCCAAGCTCAGGGACGGGTTGCTCAGTCATTTGATTTAGGATTCTGTACTTTGTGCTTTGTACTTTGTGCTTTGTACTTTGCAATTGAAGTTGGGAGGTTAAGTGGAAAAAACGAATTTTGAAAAATTACAGATTTATCAACTATCCGAACAACTTTGTGATGATGTTTGGAAGATGGTTGTTAAATGGGATGCATTTGCTAAAGATACTGTTGGGAAACAGCTTGTTCGATGTGTTGATAGCATCGGCGCAAATATTGCCGAAGGAACCGGACGCGGTGTGGCGACAAAAGATAACCAAAGGTTTGCCAGAATTGCCAGAGGCTCTCTGTACGAAACCCGACACTGGTTACGACGTGCGTACAATCGAAAATTATTAGGGATGGAGCAAGTCAATAAAATTAAACCGATATTAGATGAACTGACGCCCAAACTTAATGCATATTTGCGTTCAATAGGTAGCACTCAAAAGTCTTAAGAATGTAGAACCCAAAATACGAAGCACAAAGTACAAAGTACAAAGCACAAATTTAATGAGGACTTATGAAAATTTTAATCGCAGATAAATTTGAACAAAGCGGAATTGAGGCGCTGAAACAGGCGGATTTTGAAATCGCTTATGAACCCGATGCCAAAGATGATGCTTTACTGAAAGCGATTGCCGATAGCGGCGCAGATGTTTTAGTAGTTCGTTCAACGGTTGTCACTGGCGCGATGCTTGAAGCCGGACGTTTGAGCTTAGTAGTTCGCGCTGGCGCTGGCTACAACAACATTGACGTCAAGACAGCATCGGCACGCGGCATCTATGTCGCCAACTGTCCAGGCAAAAATTCCATAGCGGTTGCCGAACTCGCCTTCGGTTTGCTTCTCGCGCTCGACCGTCATATCGTGCAAAACGCCGTCGATTTGCAAAACGGCATATGGAACAAAAAGACCTATAGCAAAGCTCGCGGTATTTACGGCGCAACCCTTGGACTGATTGGCACAGGCAAAATCGGGCAGGAGATGATTAAACGGGCGCGGGCTTTCGGAATGCCGGTGGTGGCATGGAGTCGTTCGCTCACCGATGAAACCGCCGAAGCTTTAGGGATTGAGCGCAAAGCGACACCTTTGGAAGTCGCGGCGGTTGCCGACATCGTCAGCGTTCACGTCGCGCTCAAAGATGAAACCCGCAATCTGCTGAACGAAGCGTTTTTTAATGCTATGAAACCCGGTGCCTGTTTCATCAATACGGCGCGCGCCGAAGTGGTTGACCAGGAGGCTTTGGAAAAAGCTTTGAATGAAAAAAATATTTTCGCCGGACTCGATGTTTTTAAAGGCGAACCCACTGGCGGCACCGGCACGGTTGAAGACCCGATTTTCAAACACAAAAACGTCATTGGCACGCATCACATCGGCGCGTCAACCGATCAGGCGCAACAAGCAATCGCCGATGAAACCGCGCGTATCATTCGCGAGTATCGCGATAACGGGCGCGCGCCGAACGTGGTGAATCTCGCGAAAAAATCACCGGCTACGCATATGCTGGTGGTGCGCCATTTTGACCGTGTTGGCGTGCTTGCGGGCGTTTTCGATAGACTCAAAGAAGCGGGCATCAATGTGCAGGAGACCGAGAATATCGTTTTTGATGGAGCCGTTGCTGCTGTTGCCCGCATCCACCTTGATCAAAGCGCCGGTGAAGCGACTTTGAATTCAATTCAAGCCGACGAAAATATTATCGAAGTCAGTTTGTTGAATTTGTAGAAAAATTGACAGCGATGCGCATCAGTTGAACAAGCGGTCTTTGATTGCGCTATGGCATCAATAACAACTAACGGTTAAATGAGCGGTCTTTGACCGTGAAACCCGATTGGTGAATTTGTTTTCCGAAAATTGATGAATTAACAGCCCAAGTTAATCAAGAGGTGAAAAAAATGACAGAACGAATTTTTAATTTTTCCGCAGGTCCCGCAGTTTTACCTTTAACTGTTCTCGAAGAAGCTCAGCGCGATCTGGTGGCGCTTCCCGATGTGGGCATGTCTGTGCTGGAAATCAGTCATCGCTCGAAAACCTTTGACGCGATTATTCAAGGCGCAGAAGCCAACATTCGCCAACTCGCAAACATTCCTGAAAACTATCAGGTGTTGTTTTTGCAGGGCGGCGCGTCTTTACAATTTTCCATGCTGGCGATGAATTTTATGCCACTCGCAAACAAGGCGGATTACATCGTCACCGGCGTCTGGTCAAAGAAAGCCATTAAGGAAGCCCGGCGCGTCGGTCAGGTCAACATCGCGGCATCAACCGAGTCTGAAAATTTCACCCGCATCCCGACCGATGAAGAAATCAAACTCGACCCCGAAGCCGCGTATGTTCACTACACCACGAACAACACGATTTACGGAACCGAGTGGCATCGCGCGCCTGCATCGGGCGCAGCGCCGCTCGTTGCCGATGCCTCATCCGATATTTTCAGCAAACCGATTGATGTCGCCAAACACGCGATGATTTATGCCGGAGCGCAAAAAAATCTCGCGCCTGCGGGCTTGACGCTTGCCATCGTTCGCGATGATTTGCTGGCGCGATGTTCAGATAGTTTGCCTACCATGTTGAATTACAAAACCCACGCCGATAACAAATCGCTTTACAACACGCCGCCGGTTTTCCCGATTTATATTCTTCATCTGGTTACCAAGTGGTTGATTGCCGAAGGCGGACTCGAAGCGATGGCAAAACACAACGCAGAGAAAGCCCAAGTTTTATATGACGCGATTGATGCGACGGAATTTTATCGCCCGCATGCAACCGCTGACAGCCGGTCATTGATGAATGTGACATTCAGACTTCCGAGCGAAGATTTGGAAAAACAGTTTGTCAGCGAGGCGACCAGAGCCGGGCTTGACGGACTCAAAGGACACCGTTCGGTTGGCGGCATACGGGCTTCGATTTATAACGCCTTCCCGAAAGCCGGGGTTGAAGCGTTGGTCAGCTTTATGAAAGAGTTTGAACGCGCCAACGGTTAAATAAACATACTCAAAAATCTTCTCTGCAAAATCGCATTGCAAGAGTTGCCGGAATGCCCTGAAGAGGCATTTCGGCAACTGAGCATTTTAAAACCAGGCATTACTTCATAAACAACCGCCAGAGATTTTCAGGTGACCGCACACGCGCAAAAGCCCTTTCAGCATCCTTCGCAGAAGTGGCAATTGCTTGGTCAATCTTCATAGAGGTCGTCAGATACGGCGTCGCTTCACCAGGTTGATAAAAACTCTCAACCACGGTTAACGGTCGCCATATGCCTTTGCCGATGGTTACGAATTCCGAAAAATCTTTCCTGATGCGCAATTGTCCGCCGGCATCGAAAGTTTCAATACGTATCGGATGAGCTACAGGCGCTGTGCTGATGTAATAAACGGTTTTGCCAGCGCCGCCGGGAATCTGCATTTGCGGATAGGATTCGATAATTTTTACCAGATTATCGCCGACCGACTCCATCGCGTATTCGGTTTGCGGGAACAAGGTGATCCAAAAAGGTGAAGTTGCCCAACTCACCAGCGGTTTCATAAATTGGGCGTCGTAACATATGGCGCTTTTGATACCGGCGCTTGATGGCGCATAGGCATTGTAGCGATGTTGACCCCTTATGCCACTGAAAAAATTTGAACCGTCATAAGCCATATCTTCAACGATGATTTGTGAATCGTTGTCTTCAAGGGTTCCGCTTCGTGTATCGGTTATTGAAAATCGTCCATCATGGGTGAATGCGCCTTCAAGTTGATGGACATTGCGAACGACGCCGAGATTTCCGACTGAGCGAAAGTTATATTCAACGGTGGCGCGTAATTTTTTGATGCCTTCGACGCGCGGATGCAAGAGGTAACTCTGCGCCAACGCCTGCGGCAGGCTTTCGAGTGCGCGGGTTTGCATAGCGTTCAACTGTTCGGCGGTTTGTTTGATTGAGGGAGGTTGTTTGGCGAGGACTTTGGCGGGATTGCCTGAATAAAAGACAAAGTTGTCGCCACCCGTGACCACCAGGTTACTCAGTTCGCTTTCGTTAATCCGGTCAACTTCGCGAATCTGTGTGCCGGTCGCGCAAGCCTGTACGGATGCCGACCAGGTATTGACATCGCTGATTAAAGCCAACGGCTGACATTGAACCGCCGCGTTTGCCTCCTCAAGCGTTGTCGGTAAAGTGCTGGGAATTCCCGGACAGGGGTTATTCGAGGAATAAACCTTAACATTGACCTTATACCCGCGAGGATTGCAGTGTATTCCCGTCGCCGCAGGCCCACAACTGAACGTATCATCCGAGCGCACGGTTTTGCTGTTCGGACAAGCGGACGGACTGGTGAATGTCACCCCAAGTACGGTGATGCTCCACTGTGCACATTGTTGTTCGGTCTGCGATGTGCCGGCAGCAATTTGCAAAGTTCTCGATTGGTTGTTACATGCCGGAGCCACCCCGACACTGCCGCTTTGTTGCCCTGAAACCGCGTTTAGGCTGCCGACGATTAAGGTGAATAATAAACAACAAGCTAATAGAGTTTTCATGTGAAATCCTCCTGAGAATTTTGAATAGATATGGGTTCCTGTAGGTGAAGATTCAGGAATCGGAAAGGGAGATTTAACAGATGGGAGAGTTTGGCTGGCGCTCTATTGCGCACAAAGTATTCCAAATGATGCGAATGCAGAAAATGGAATACCGCGCACGACTATACGCCGGTTTACCACTGATCGTCAATCGCCGTTGCCGGAAAATAAAAAGTGTTGTTAATCAAAGTCAGATGTAGTAGAAGAGAATAGAACCTATTCAGGGAGTGAAATGGATGAAAAATCCGAGTGTTAAAGGTAAAGAAATGACGACTCCCCCTAAAACCTATTCGCCGGAGCAGATTCGCGATTATCTATCAGACCTCAAAGAGTTGCTCGATTATATCGAAGAATCGCAAACCCATTACGAAGTTCTGGATGTTGATGAACTGGCAACTACAGGTGAAATCAAAATCGCTTACATGCGCGCCGCGGCTTTATTGAATCCCGGACAATTCAACCTGGAGTTGCCGCAACCCGAAGACTTGCTGCCGCGCATTGATGAAGCTTTTGAAAGAGTATCCCTGGCATTTTCGGTGCTGGTCAACTTCACACGCCGCGCCGAATATGACGATACACTTTTTGAACGCGAATCCGATGAAGCGGCAGGTGCAGAGAACTTTGAGCATTTCGCTGCGACCGTGGAAAGCGAAATGCATCTCGCGGATATTGAAGAACGCCAGCGTGCCAACGAACGTCGCCGTCATCGCCGATTTGAACTGGCATTGCCGGTTACTGTCATGGGCTATAATCAAAATGGCGATAAATGGAACGAAATGACGCAATCGGTGGATGTCAGCGTTTCCGGCGTTTTAATGCATCTCACAACGGCTGTACAAAAAGGTCAGATTTTGAAAATCTCGATGCCGATGCCGATGACGCTTAGAAATCATGCCTTCTTTGAAAATTCCTATGAAGTTTATGCGATAGTCCGACGGATTGATGCCGGTGAACAATCGGCTAAATTCATTGGCGTGGAATTTATCGGTGAACAGCCGCCACAGGCTTATTTTGAAAAGCCCTGGGGCATCTTTCAAACCGACACTCCGAATATGGAAGAGCGCCGACGCACCCCGCGTAAAAAAGGCAAAAAGACTTTTCGCATCGAATATTACAACAATGAATTGATATTAATTGGCAAAGAAGAAGCCGTCAGTGAAGATTTCGGATTGGGCGGCATACGCTTATGTGTGAAAGAAGCGCCCGGCACCTTTAATCTGGTGCGGGTCATCAGCGCCAGCGGAAAATTTGACAGCCTCGCGCAAGTGACCAAACGCAGTCGCGGAAAAGACGGCATCGAACGCCTGAGCCTCGCCTTTATTCATAACAGCGAGCGGGTGAATTAACCCGGTTGATGCTCCGAAAATTTCTCCGATGAACGCCACTTAAATAACCTCCTTGAACTGAAAGCCACATCTGTCTGCCGCTCGCTTGTCCGCCCAGGCTCACCAATTATTCAATCGTCACTTCAGTAAATTGTTCGCCGATGTTGCCCGCCAAATCCGTTACGGTAAACCCAATTAGATATTTGCCTGCGGCAACATCCAGGCTTCCGACGGTAAGGTCGGTGTCCTGGGTGATATTAAAAATATCATTCGCATCATTGGAAGCGACCAATTGGGCGTCACCGTTACGATCAATCGAAACATAGACCGGACGAATCGCATCGCCGACTTCGAGTTCGATTTCGCGCGCTTGTTTTCCGTTAAAGGCGAAGGCATAGACGAATTCGCCGACAACCTCTTGCTCATTAAAATCGAGGTAAAAATAGAGCGTCACATCACGCCATTGTCGAGTGCCGCGCAAGCGAACCTGTGCGGGAACTTCGACATAAAAGGTATCCTGCGCGTCTTCGAGTTCCTCAAAATTGGTAATCGGACAAATCAATTCTTTTTTACCATCACTGATTGAAAACCAACTGCCGTCCCATTCTTCGCGCAAAATCCCTTTTTCATCCGGCGCGGTCGGAATCTCACCAATGATGATTTGTTCGTTGTCATTCAATTCGGCAAGCACGAAGGTTGCATCTTCGATATCGTCTGCCTTGACCTGCGCGCTGACCGTGATGACATCGTTTTGCGCGATGTCGTTATCTGTGGTTGCTACATTTTCGATTTTGGGAGCCTGAGTGTCGGGGGTTGGCAGATTTAGAAAATCCACTAAAAAGGGTGCCCATTTGCCGGTCAAGGAAAGCGGCGTATTGAGGTAATCGCCATTTGCGGTTTGCGGGTTGTTCGGAAAATAGATGGAAAGCCCGTTGGAGCGGGGACGCGCTTCACCACTGGTCTTGTATAAAATGGCAGATTTGACGGCGGCAATGACAGCGTCTGCGGCTTTGACAGTGTCAACATCAGGTTGTTCGCGCTTGAGATTCTCGGCGTAATCAACCAGGTCGTACAATTGCGAGCCGCCATCATCACCTTTGCCATATT
This DNA window, taken from Acidobacteriota bacterium, encodes the following:
- a CDS encoding four helix bundle protein; translated protein: MEKTNFEKLQIYQLSEQLCDDVWKMVVKWDAFAKDTVGKQLVRCVDSIGANIAEGTGRGVATKDNQRFARIARGSLYETRHWLRRAYNRKLLGMEQVNKIKPILDELTPKLNAYLRSIGSTQKS
- a CDS encoding zinc ribbon domain-containing protein produces the protein MFCPRCSTENLNEPKYCRKCGLHLTSVHMSLDGRLDEVIEQVRKGEGILGGGAVTLIICVVAALLITLFESGINIGVLFYLVIGLLVAVPMLYVGMKRITGAKKLIEGKARELESNKNIQLTTAPTTDPVLALPAESPSVTEHTTYDLPPVETVSTRQMQSE
- a CDS encoding clostripain-related cysteine peptidase; protein product: MKSKLTAIILFATICMLPQLMVAQDSGKAEWTLMFYMDADNDLEAPQLNDLEEIMAVGSTAQVNLVVLADRSVKGDDERGYTNLPVGGLKNWTTAKLMVIEKGKLRELADWGEVNMGDPATLKKFLQTVTGQFPAKKYGLIFGDHGAGWVGIVSDGSADGDSLTSAELPAGFKEVAAQTGKFEFIGFDACLMANLEAAKAVAPFGKTMIASEEVEPANGWNYTPVITALTKNPQIDGVTLGKYVVDAFREFYLHSQRDGIAKGATLSVIDLDKVSALETAFSNLGIRNQAFIKAGGRNNWIKTSRARSHTEEYGKGDDGGSQLYDLVDYAENLKREQPDVDTVKAADAVIAAVKSAILYKTSGEARPRSNGLSIYFPNNPQTANGDYLNTPLSLTGKWAPFLVDFLNLPTPDTQAPKIENVATTDNDIAQNDVITVSAQVKADDIEDATFVLAELNDNEQIIIGEIPTAPDEKGILREEWDGSWFSISDGKKELICPITNFEELEDAQDTFYVEVPAQVRLRGTRQWRDVTLYFYLDFNEQEVVGEFVYAFAFNGKQAREIELEVGDAIRPVYVSIDRNGDAQLVASNDANDIFNITQDTDLTVGSLDVAAGKYLIGFTVTDLAGNIGEQFTEVTIE
- the serC gene encoding 3-phosphoserine/phosphohydroxythreonine transaminase, coding for MTERIFNFSAGPAVLPLTVLEEAQRDLVALPDVGMSVLEISHRSKTFDAIIQGAEANIRQLANIPENYQVLFLQGGASLQFSMLAMNFMPLANKADYIVTGVWSKKAIKEARRVGQVNIAASTESENFTRIPTDEEIKLDPEAAYVHYTTNNTIYGTEWHRAPASGAAPLVADASSDIFSKPIDVAKHAMIYAGAQKNLAPAGLTLAIVRDDLLARCSDSLPTMLNYKTHADNKSLYNTPPVFPIYILHLVTKWLIAEGGLEAMAKHNAEKAQVLYDAIDATEFYRPHATADSRSLMNVTFRLPSEDLEKQFVSEATRAGLDGLKGHRSVGGIRASIYNAFPKAGVEALVSFMKEFERANG
- a CDS encoding HEAT repeat domain-containing protein → MKKNVLVGLITLTVFLLTTHPTIFAQNGANKKLENAIAALRNIDQGKLSEAQKEKKSQEIDNAWQVIKASGKAGLTRLKRELQLIKSNNRKDDFFKLNAAALLWQIGKFDEVSTILDIWKTTPLKTQYTYVFLTAFDAALTQDERALPLLEICLSDKDGELTIALHSLTLRSPLTHQFLWETFGAKGLLALNRILETSDDTVKLQAAIYLLERARYEKSLPRIRELAKSDDPRVRGTAIKALGVFGHPQDYNFLISGLDSEHPMDQYSFVYALYEYEDLQAASSLYKLLSEETNEFPKREAVIALLHLPSVQSLDVLQKYCASVKTPHEAQICGSTLGFYLERQGMKWRGWDAYAKMTGKEKEALVEELRSRSDYNDESIKAIAKPSHDAFVKAANEWKKNHRLECKNEDCDIETLLSAATPDDMDLLLEVRASLYARLSDECLYEVETVDRTLRRLGRSRYRKIAGLTDKVEARE
- a CDS encoding DUF1015 family protein codes for the protein MATIHAFRAQRPLPAKAAAVSAVPYDVVNTQEARALAEGNPLSFLRVSRPELELADDTNPYADEVYARAAANFEKLKLAAPLVVEETPSLYVYTLQMGKQIQTGIAACASVDEYDTDIVRKHERTRKDKEDDRTRHIVTLRAQTGPVFMTYRGRDEINQLVNDTKAGEPLYDFTAADGIKHTIWRMSDEATAKTSEAFKAVPLFYIADGHHRAASASRARAALKAENLNHTGDEEYNFFLTVLFPSDQLHIMPYNRLVKDLNGMSEGDFLDALLKEFVQVEVGSPTPPHKGEISMYIGGRWITLKAQHVDATDPIRSLDVSVLQEKILDPLLGIKDIRTDKRIDFVGGIRGTQALEQAVNSGQAAVAFSMYPVSLDELIAVSDANQIMPPKSTWFEPKLRDGLLSHLI
- a CDS encoding enoyl-CoA hydratase/isomerase family protein translates to MEHQFILAEPRGAILTLTLNNPQKSNSLHPELVDELVAKLKAIKNDEAINVVIITGAGKHFCAGLDLNMLVDWTKKETNKYLQTVTKIFRRIWRLPQPVIAAVNGAAIAGGFDLAAFCDIRLAAHEAIFGQAEINIGLTQIIHPLYKTIGLANAKELAMTGQNITAAEAYRIGLVNHLCEREALMNEAMKLAEILAAKPRAALFETKRLTRELIDLDMKTAQKRINASIARCLKSEEHRQKVAEVLEKIKAKQ
- a CDS encoding PilZ domain-containing protein, whose translation is MKNPSVKGKEMTTPPKTYSPEQIRDYLSDLKELLDYIEESQTHYEVLDVDELATTGEIKIAYMRAAALLNPGQFNLELPQPEDLLPRIDEAFERVSLAFSVLVNFTRRAEYDDTLFERESDEAAGAENFEHFAATVESEMHLADIEERQRANERRRHRRFELALPVTVMGYNQNGDKWNEMTQSVDVSVSGVLMHLTTAVQKGQILKISMPMPMTLRNHAFFENSYEVYAIVRRIDAGEQSAKFIGVEFIGEQPPQAYFEKPWGIFQTDTPNMEERRRTPRKKGKKTFRIEYYNNELILIGKEEAVSEDFGLGGIRLCVKEAPGTFNLVRVISASGKFDSLAQVTKRSRGKDGIERLSLAFIHNSERVN
- a CDS encoding 3-phosphoglycerate dehydrogenase family protein produces the protein MKILIADKFEQSGIEALKQADFEIAYEPDAKDDALLKAIADSGADVLVVRSTVVTGAMLEAGRLSLVVRAGAGYNNIDVKTASARGIYVANCPGKNSIAVAELAFGLLLALDRHIVQNAVDLQNGIWNKKTYSKARGIYGATLGLIGTGKIGQEMIKRARAFGMPVVAWSRSLTDETAEALGIERKATPLEVAAVADIVSVHVALKDETRNLLNEAFFNAMKPGACFINTARAEVVDQEALEKALNEKNIFAGLDVFKGEPTGGTGTVEDPIFKHKNVIGTHHIGASTDQAQQAIADETARIIREYRDNGRAPNVVNLAKKSPATHMLVVRHFDRVGVLAGVFDRLKEAGINVQETENIVFDGAVAAVARIHLDQSAGEATLNSIQADENIIEVSLLNL